TCTCTTTGAAagagaagaattaaaataaaatgacttatgTGGCAAAAGGATTGAGAAACACTAGGTAAAGTCTTCCCAGTGAAAAATAAGTTtgtgccaggaggtggtggcacacacctctaatcccagcgctcgtgaggcagaggcaggtagatctctgggaagttgaggccaatctggtctacagagagtttttcaggatagccagaactgttagagaaaccctgtcttgaaaacaaaacaaaaaagtttgtttttagcATAGACAGATGGTTTGTGGGCCTTAACAAAAGGATTTTCCACATGTGATACAACACAAAAGACACCAGCCATTTACAAAACAAGTACTGAAAGGTTCTACTTCCCTGAAGTATCTAGTATCAGTcatagaagcagaaaggggaaTGGCAGTTATCAatgtgggatggggagaggggagctATTTAACAGCTATGATTTCAGTTTTTCAAAACAAAGTTTTGGACATTGGTTGGAAACAATGTAAATAAACCTAACACCATTGTATTTTACTCTTAGAATGGTTAAGATACTAAATTTGTATATGCGcgttttctaattaaaaattcaaaagtagATTTGCGgcaaaagttattattttttattttttaaaagttattatttataGTAACAAAAGCTTTGTGTTACAGTCTAGTCTCACCTCTCATTGGAATTTAATTAGGGTTTATTCACTCACCTGCTTCATTCTTTTGGTGATAGCAACCTGGAGTTCTCAAGGCCAGTAAAAGGACGTGGTAAGCAGCTGCATGCTCATAGTTAGCTTGTTCCTGAAGAGCTCAGGTAGTGAGAGGTCAAGACAGAAAGAGCAGTACTGGGTTCTTCAAATAATTGCTTTTCCATGTCATTCGGGAGGGCCTGAGAACAAAAGCCTGCCTTTATAATTAATAGCAGACCTGGAGTGTGCATGGACTCCTTCTACATGGTCAGCAAAGAggagaggatgagagggagagacgGTAAACAAGCACAGATGCAGTTTTGGCAAAAGAGCAGTGAATGTAAACATTGCCTTTAGAGATTCTGGAGAACCACATTAAAGCAATCCTGCCGGTGCTGTAATTACAGACATTAAATTTGTGAGGAGCAGTTGTAGAGACATTGCCAAAGTCCCCCTAGAAAGGTCTGGAACAAGACCTGGAAATTAAACTAGAAATGATGAAAAATTGCAAAGGATTAGAAcaagaattcattttaaaagttatttatttatttatttattttgtctttggaaACCAAGTTTCTCTGGTTaatcctggccatcctggaacttgctctgtagaccaggctggcctccaactcagacattcgtctgcatctgcctcctgaatgctgggattaaaggcacatgccaccattgcctagctAAGAATTCAAAATCTTCTGTGATGTTTGTTTACAATATGATAGAGTGCCTGTCATCTTTCATTAAAAGAAGCACAGTATGCATTTGGTTATGTTTAATATGCCAGACATTATGGTTTGGTGATACGGAgacaaagatgaagaaataaataagacaCAATTCTCTTCTATGAGCTCTTGTGGTATGGAAAACAGATGTTGATATAATGAGTATAAGATGCTAAAAGTATGGACAAAGTCTTTTGGGGTCATAGGAAAGTGTCATTAGTAAGCTCTCTGTTTCAAGTTTTAATTCTGGGGCTAGgaggatgaatgtgtgtgtaaagggcttgccctgcaagcatgaggaactgagtttgattcctagcacccaagtgAAAATTAGGATGTCTCAGCTGTCAATTTGATGGAATCTAGAATTGCTTGGGAGACAGATATTTGGGCTTATCTGTGGGGGTTATCTTGGTTGCCTTgaatgaggtgggaagaccttTCTACTGTGTGTAGTGCCACTTCCTGGACTGTGCAAGTGGATAAAGGGAGCTAAGAAGCATTGTGAAgccattgctctcttctctgccaaCATAATGTGAGCAGCCTCTCtaggctcctgccttgacttctgtGCGGTGAGGGACTGTACCATAAACCATGAGGTCAAATAAATGccttttctttgacatttttgaagttgctctttctttctttctttctttctttctttcttcttcctccctccctccctccctccttccctccctcccttccttcttcttcttcttcttcttcttctttttttttttttttttttttttttttttttttttttttgagacaggatttctctgtgtaacagttctggctgtcctggaactcactttgtagaccagaactCAATGAGATCTGTCTATCACTGCCTagctgaagttgcttttgtcaagacagaaaagagaaaagaaatgaagacgcCAGGTGTGGGAGTGTCTGCCTGTGCCCCCAGCACTGCGAAGGCAGAAACAGTTAACAGGTCAGCAGGCTTAGAGGCCATTGAGGATGGACCCTCCCTTATGGTCAGCTTCGGACCCTACCTCCTATTTCCCTGGTAACACTCAAAAGGTCAACATCAACTTTGTCACTCGTGAGACTTTCTGGTCAAAAGAATGGGCTATCCCTGCCTTGGATAGAAACATGACATTCTGATCCATTCCAAAGATTAAAACATTACATGCTATTGTCTCCTTCCTCAAGAGTTAAtcctagggggctggagagatggcccagcggttaagagcactgactgtccttccagacattctgagttcaattcccagcaaccacatggtggctcacaaccatctgtaatgagatatggtgccctcttctggcctgcagggatacatgcaggcagaacactgtatatataataaataaataagtcttaaaaaagagttaatataataaataaataagtcttaaaacaaaaaagagttaatCCCGTTGAGCTGTCAATCAACTGGCTGAGAGTCCACCCCCTAGGAAAGCTGGTATACCTGTGGAGGAGCTAAGGATCTCAGAATAGTAATTGTCTCCCTGATGAGATAACACATAGACCATTCCCAGAGATTCCCTGTGGAGACACCGCAGACTACAAATTCAGGAAAGCATaacctcccttttccttctttctgtctcttttctttcagaTATTGGCCAAAACCTGGGCCTGCTTTCCCTAAAACTCTGGACTTTCTCTGTTGTCCTTCGAGCTCCCCCACTCCTTTGGTTTGCCTTGTGCCTGCTTGCTGACCTCCATTGCTAAGACATATCAATTGTTGGGATAAGGCGCAAGGGGGACCTTGATGGATTCCTTGGCCCGCAaggaacaaacatgccaggcagacagaacttaagtGAGAATTTTattagggaagggaagggagggaggaaaggaaagagaaaggaggtaaagagacacagagacggagagaggacagaagagaagagggagacaggatcCTCTCTGCTCTTCGGGGGAACTGAGGGAAAGAGGGTAGAAGTgggtggagtttttcttttaaagggtcctttgcaccttcgTGGAGACTACATAGTGAAGTAGCAGccctggaaccctgggctgaccagggtactgcttgaGTACATTCTACCAGGTAACAGGCCAACACTTAGGACCCTAGTTCAAAGGGCATAGCCTTCTCTTCCCCATCTCTCAACTCCTCGAAACTGCTGAGATTAACAGCTTGtctgccctgtttttttttttttttaaaccagactCCTTCTGAGTCTGTTTCTAAATCCTTTTATTAACAGAATTAAGAATCCCAAAGGGGATCCCAATTTCTGCAGTAATGTGGGACGTCCTGCTCTATCATTCTCtttcttattcccttgagaccAGTAAAGTCTCTCAGTGACCCTGGAGGTTACcctttcagctaggctggctagtCAGTAAGCTCcagtgattttcctgtctctccccAGAGTTCCAGCTGTTCCAGGctgtacctggctttttatttgagTGCCAGGCATCTGAATTCTggttctcatgtttgcatagcaagtgctttttactcactaagccatctcactgctcCCAGTTCTTTTCTCGGAGTATCAGCTAGTTCTTAATAGAGCCCAGAGCCGCTTTTTACTGATGGGTCAGCCGAGTCACCTGGAGTTCAAGGTGGAGAGCAGCATTCGGCTTTAACTGATCTCTCCCTCACCTTGTAAGAGAGCCAGGTAGGACTGCGTACCCAAGCTGACCAACATCTTAAGAACAAAGCTTGCTCCTGTTCCCTTTGTGCAAGCCACTCCTCCGCACCAGAATAAGGTTTCAGACCCTTTGAATCTCATAAACTCTGTTCCCCGATGTACCCATTGGCTGTGTGTGCGAGAACACACATCCTATCCACTCATTTCTATTTGTTCCTCTTGGGAGGGAGGATCTTTATGGGGAGTAGGGTCGAGAGTGAGTTGGGGTGGGTAAGCTGAGGTCCTTCCCAGCTCAACTGGTTTTCTCATAAAGTAAATGATTTGATGTGCCATTAGGCAGATTAACCTCTATTCCAGAACCACACAATCTATTATTCTACATTAGGCAAGTCTAATCTTTCTATTGgcatttgttctttctctggTTTTCAAAGGCTCGCCATGTTAACTGCCTGGTTAATTTAAGGCAGTATTTAAATAGATCTGTTTAATCTGAGCATGATGTGGGAGAGTGAATAGCCAGTATCCTTTGATGCCACTCTACTAGTCTGACATTTAGTTGTTTATATAACTTTGTGTGCAACAAGGTCATAGATGTTGACTTGAATTAATTTGAGGGAGTTATTGGAAGTCTGTGGGGGAGAATACAGAGTGATGGAGGctgcaaggcaggcaggcaggaatggAGGAGCTATGAAAGGAAGCCAGGAAAGCAGAACCCTAGCTTCTCTTAAGtcaaggggagagaggagagcctGCCCTCTCTGCATGGTGCCTTCCAGTGTCTTTGTctgaacccctgagccatcttcttCTCACGTGCCTGGCCTCTGGTCCTGCTGAGTCAGGAAGGGTAAGGTCTGTTCCCTTCAGCTTCAGCTTTGGAAAAGCAGTTGGCCGCTGTCCCATAGAGATCATGCACAAATGGATGTTCTAAGGAGCCAGAGCATTGCAAATGCAAGGCAGCATATTCTTACAGGGAACAGCTGTAAGGAGAAAAGGGTTGGAAATTTAGGATGTGACAAATGGGAaggaaagtgaaaacaaaaataggaGTGGGCAAGAGCATAGGATGTACTCTCTCAAAAATTGTTTGGCCTCAGATAACATACTCATGTAGACCACTGTGGTTCCCCGCTCCcaactgtggttctcaaccttcctgatgctgtgaccctttaatacagttcctcatgttgtactgacctccagccataaaatcatttcgttgctacttcataactgtaattttgctactgttatgcatCAGGATGTAActatatctgatattcaggatatctgatatgtgacccatgTGGGGTctcaactcacaggttgagaactgctgtgagTAACAGAATTTTACAAGGTCTCTGAAAGCTGGAGTACTAATTAGGCAATCTCGAACTAGTTATCTTCTCGTACCACTAGATGGTGCTTTACAGATGGCAAGTGTGCAGGGATCTTGGCTAAGTATCCAGCACACTTAATAAACTTTCCTTACCAACCATTCAAGAAACATTGAAGAATTTAAGCCCTGGGAAAAGTTATTTAACCCAGATGTGTAGTTGGGCAGAGGGACATCCTAATAACATTTGAGACTTGGGTACAAGATCGAGATAAATGTTGGAATGAGAACTCCAGTTTAAGAAAGAAttccagctgggtgttggtggcgcacgcctttgatcccagcacttgggaggcagaggcaggccgaactctgtgagttcgaggccatcctggtctacaaagagagttccaggacagcctcaaagcaatacagaggaaccctgtctcataaaaacccagagagagaaagagagagggagagagagagagagagagagagagagagagagagagagagagagagaggagagagagggagagggagagagagagaatgaattccAGCAGGGCACTggtggatcacacctttaatcccagcagagtcaAATCAGAggcagaaaccctgtctagaaaaaccaaggggcggggagggagaaagaatttCAAGGGGTAAAAGTGGCTTGAGAAAGTACAATGTCTTACAGGAACTGAAGGTGGTGGATTAAGAATGGAGAATCCCTGGCTCTCAGTTCAGACTCTGTGGACTCCTACAAactcaggttagttgtttctgtgggtttctttgtGATGTCTTTGAACCCCTGACTCAGAGGTTCAAAGAAGaagtcctttcttcttctcttcttcaggattccctgAGGTCAGctcaatgcttggctgtgggtctgcatctgtttccagcagctactggatcatgcctctctgatgactattagGCAATCTATGAGTATACCAGAATATAATTAGGCATCACTATGTTGCCTTTTTCCCTCTCTGATCATGTTTGGTTCTGTCTCAGGTCTCTGGGCTAtgcagcctctgggtcctggtaCTCCAGACAGTGTCAGGGGCAGGCTCACTCTCATGGTATGGGTCTGAGACTGAACCagccattggttggccactccaaCAATCTCCATACCACCTCTAGCCCAACTCTCACCCCTGCCACCCACATCCCACaagcaggacagactgtaggtcaaaggttttgtatCTGGGCTGGTGTCCCAATCTCTCCACTGGAAATCCTGCCCAGTTATAAGAGGTGGTCAGTTCAGGCTATGCATCcaccattgttaggagtcttaactgggctcatccttatagattcctgagagtttcccttgtatcctggctgtcccggaactcactctgtagaccaggctggcctggaactcacagagatccgactgcctctgctttctgagtgctgggattaaaggcatgcaccaccactgcccagctataggtTTCTACTGACCTGGTAATGCTCCCACTTTCCACCCATCTCTTAACATTCTCTCCCTCTATCCATCCCCagcctgatccctcatgttcccatctctactgtccccagtccacccacaaaatctcttctatttccccttccccaggagatccatgcatcccctgccccttgagccctccttgttatctaACCTCtatgggtctgtggattgtagcatagttatcctttaccaataatatccatttataagtgagtacatactatgcttgtctttctggattTGGATTAtttcacttaggatgattttattttctagttccatcctgaCAGGTGTAatatggaatctcagagtcattttgacttgcatttttctgatggctaaggaggttgaacatttctttaactgTATcttgccatttgagattcttctgttgagaattctctgtttatatctctacccccttttttttgtattggctctgatttatttatttttacattttattttcttatttttaaaattttttaaattaatttattttttacatttcaattccagttctccctccctcctttcctcttactccccctccccccacctacttggagaaggtaaggcctcccctaggaagtctactaagtctgtcccatcatctcattgaggcaggaccaaggcacttctccacaccccacaccccacacccatgTCTAGggtgggcaaggtatctctccatacagaatgggctccactaagtcagtttgtgcattagtgttagatcttgaacccactgccagtggcctcatacattatcccagtcacaccattgtcacctatattaagggagtctagtttggtcttatgcaggttccccatttgccAGACCTGAGccagtgatttctcactagctcaggtcagctgattctgtgggtttctccatcatagTCTTAATTCCTTTATTCATATTATCGATCCTTCCTCCCTTCAACTGTACTCCAgaagcttggcccaatggttagttgtggatttctgcatctgcttccatctgtttctggaagagggttctagcttctttgggattgtggattgtaggttgggtATCATTTGCTTCATGTCTGGTACCcacttaagagtgagtacatactatgtttgtctttctggttttgggttacctcactcaggattttttttttctagttctgtccatttgcctgcaaattttacaatgtcattgtttcttactgctgtgtagtactccattgtgtaaatgtgtcacattttctttatccattcttcagttgggcatctaggttgtttccaagatctggctattacgaataatattgctatgaacatagttgagcaaatgtccttgtggtgtgatataccccattttttaaattggattatttggtaatttgatgtcttgtttcttgagttctttatatattttggagatcagccctctataaGATgtaggattggtgaagatcttttcccattctgtagcataccatttttgtcttatttaccttgttctttgccttacagaagcttttcagtttcatgaggtcccatttattaattgccaatcttagtgtctgtgcagAGGTGATGGGGAGGTTTGGGGGTAGAATGATGTGATTATatcatttcaaaaaggaaaaaaatatggagagaagGCAAGCATTCCAGGTGTGAAGAATGTATGGATTTTGATTAAACTATGGCAGTTTAAGCCTGGCgttggttgcacacgcctttaatcccagcactcaggaggcagaggcaggtggatctctgtgagttagagaccagcctggtctacaagagctagtgccaggacagcctccaaagccacagagaaaccctgtctcgaaaaaccaaaaaaaaaaaaaaaaaaaaaaaattatggcagTTTAATTGTCCAGTATTGGGCTATCAATTCTGCATCTTAGGGAGGATCCAGACCTTGGCAAGTGGGCTGTGTTAAATAACTTCTTTGATTATATCTCTAAGAATTCTCACcactggggactggggagatggctcagtggttaagagctcttgcagaagatctgtcctagggtttctattgctgtgaagagagaacatgaccacggcaactctctctctctctctctttttaattaaaaagctaCTTTTAATACTTTGGGGTGTGCCCCACAGGAATAAAAAACACTGGGAAGGGGTAACCCCCTCACCCTCAGGAGTGGCCCAGGGGAGAGAGGCTACCTGAGGGGAAGGAAGCACAAAAGGAACCCGCTGCAGACTCAGGGCAAAGGGAATGCCATCAGTTCTGGGACCTGTGAGCATGGTGGGACTGGCTCCAGGCACACAGCCGAAGGGCAAGAGGGTTGGACACGAAGCCACAAAGCTACTTGGGTTCCTCTTTCTTCTCGTTTGcctttttctgcttctgctgcaTAATCCCCAAGTCCCTCTGCTTGAGGGCGACAGCAGAAAGCCCATCATCTTGGCGCTTTCCCTTAACtgaatctttctgcttcttcatgtTCTGGCGGGGGAGCGGGGGACTGCAGCGGCTCCATCTACTTCCATTTTGTCCCCTCGTTCCCGCCCCACGGCAACTCTTACCAAGGAAAATatgtaattggggctggtttacattttcagaggtttagtccattatcaccatggtgggacacagtagtgtgcaggcagacatggtgctggaaaggaagctgagagtggagaaggagctacaATCTTAATTCCACAGGCAATAGGAAATGATCTGTcatactgggcatggcttgagcatgtatgagacctcaaagactgcctccacagtgacacagttcattaaacaaggccacacctactccaacaagaccacatctcctaatagtgtcacttccattttctttcaaaacaccacagaccCTAGGCTTTGTTCCTGGTACCTATGTCAGGCGTCTCAgccacctgcaattccagttccaagggacctaacacctgacctccacatgcaccacCCCTCCAGggactcaacacacacacacacacacacacacacacacacacacacacacacacacaaacacacacacaattttttataaagattttttattatgtatatagtcttctgcctgcatgccagcagagggcaccagatctcattcaaggtggttgtgagccaccatgtggttgctgggaattgaactcaggaactctgtaaaaacagtcagtgctcttaaccgctgag
The DNA window shown above is from Cricetulus griseus strain 17A/GY chromosome 3, alternate assembly CriGri-PICRH-1.0, whole genome shotgun sequence and carries:
- the LOC100762543 gene encoding small EDRK-rich factor 2-like, whose protein sequence is MKKQKDSVKGKRQDDGLSAVALKQRDLGIMQQKQKKANEKKEEPK